One region of Myxococcus stipitatus genomic DNA includes:
- the hisN gene encoding histidinol-phosphatase, with protein MTQAQGLMQAAAEVARKAGDVALGFFRGGIAVDTKSDGTPVTVADRTAEQTARDWLEARFPDDGILGEEFGETRPGARRRWILDPIDGTKTFIRGVPLWGTLVALAEGEHILVGAAYFPAVGELLVAAPGQGCFWNDRPARVSEVAEVSGAVVLSTDERFLQFPERGEAWRRLAREAAVDRTWGDCYGYLLVATGRAEVMVDELLSPWDAAALQPIIEEAGGVFTDWSGRRTSFGGNGIATNAALARAVRERLGATGAP; from the coding sequence ATGACGCAGGCGCAGGGCTTGATGCAGGCGGCGGCGGAGGTGGCCCGGAAGGCGGGCGACGTCGCGCTGGGCTTCTTCCGGGGCGGCATCGCGGTGGACACCAAGAGCGATGGGACACCCGTCACCGTCGCCGACCGCACCGCGGAGCAGACCGCGCGCGACTGGCTGGAGGCGCGCTTCCCCGACGACGGAATCCTGGGCGAGGAGTTCGGGGAGACGCGGCCAGGGGCCCGGCGGCGGTGGATCCTCGACCCCATCGACGGGACGAAGACGTTCATCCGGGGCGTGCCGCTGTGGGGCACGCTGGTGGCGTTGGCGGAAGGGGAGCACATCCTCGTGGGGGCCGCGTACTTCCCCGCGGTGGGGGAGCTGCTGGTGGCCGCGCCGGGGCAGGGGTGCTTCTGGAACGACCGGCCCGCGCGCGTCTCCGAGGTGGCGGAGGTGTCTGGCGCGGTGGTGCTCTCCACGGACGAGCGCTTCCTCCAGTTCCCCGAACGAGGAGAGGCGTGGCGTCGGCTGGCGCGCGAGGCGGCCGTCGACCGCACGTGGGGTGACTGCTACGGCTACCTGCTGGTGGCCACGGGCCGCGCGGAGGTGATGGTGGACGAGCTGCTGTCGCCGTGGGACGCCGCCGCGCTCCAGCCCATCATCGAGGAGGCCGGAGGCGTCTTCACCGACTGGAGCGGGCGGCGCACGTCCTTCGGCGGCAATGGCATCGCCACCAACGCGGCCCTGGCGCGCGCGGTGCGTGAGCGGCTGGGCGCGACGGGGGCCCCGTGA
- the hisIE gene encoding bifunctional phosphoribosyl-AMP cyclohydrolase/phosphoribosyl-ATP diphosphatase HisIE, whose amino-acid sequence MLDLDRLDFAKGNGLVTVVTQDARTGDVLMVAHADREALSLTLSTGQMHYRSRSRGLWLKGATSGNTQRVVSLSADCDGDAVLARVEKAGPACHTGEETCFGPGHWDALAALDATLAARALQPPTDAPRPSYTRRLLDDRNLRLKKLGEEAAELVTACADADRERAAEEAADLLYHLLVAVKPLGVTLEDVKSVLARRAITPTAR is encoded by the coding sequence ATGCTCGACCTCGACCGACTCGACTTCGCCAAGGGCAACGGCCTGGTGACGGTGGTGACGCAGGACGCGCGCACGGGGGACGTGCTGATGGTGGCGCACGCGGACCGCGAGGCCCTGTCGCTCACGCTCTCCACGGGGCAGATGCACTACCGCTCGCGTTCGCGCGGCCTGTGGCTCAAGGGCGCCACCAGCGGCAATACCCAGCGCGTCGTGTCGCTGAGCGCGGACTGTGACGGGGACGCCGTCCTCGCGCGCGTGGAGAAGGCCGGCCCCGCGTGCCACACCGGAGAGGAGACCTGCTTCGGCCCCGGCCATTGGGATGCCCTGGCCGCGCTCGACGCCACGCTCGCCGCGCGCGCCCTCCAGCCTCCCACGGACGCACCGCGGCCGAGCTATACGCGCAGGCTCCTCGATGATCGCAACCTGCGGCTCAAGAAGCTGGGCGAGGAGGCCGCCGAACTGGTCACCGCGTGCGCCGACGCGGACCGCGAGCGCGCCGCCGAGGAGGCCGCGGATCTGCTCTACCACCTGCTCGTCGCCGTGAAGCCCCTCGGCGTGACGCTGGAAGACGTGAAGTCCGTGCTCGCACGCCGCGCCATCACGCCCACGGCTCGCTGA
- a CDS encoding DofB protein, with amino-acid sequence MTGSFSYKAEVIDRVIFSRWQSPPTKEDVAAIMAQMEEASKKLGTKLIYVASVSSKSKVPDANDRTVLNNFLLEIRKTCVEQAWLIYEGTDLQHNLQRVIISGVLILTRTFDNFLSVAKSGDSIVKDVGAVLKKDATPIFQLARERGLLV; translated from the coding sequence GTGACTGGCTCCTTCAGCTACAAGGCAGAAGTCATCGACCGTGTCATCTTCTCGCGCTGGCAGAGTCCCCCGACGAAGGAGGACGTCGCCGCGATCATGGCTCAGATGGAAGAGGCGTCGAAGAAGCTCGGCACCAAGCTGATCTACGTCGCGTCGGTGAGCTCGAAGTCGAAGGTGCCGGACGCGAATGATCGCACCGTCCTCAACAACTTCTTGCTGGAGATCCGCAAGACGTGCGTCGAGCAGGCGTGGCTCATCTATGAGGGCACCGACCTGCAGCACAACCTCCAGCGCGTCATCATCTCCGGCGTGCTCATCCTGACGCGGACGTTCGACAACTTCCTGTCGGTCGCCAAGTCGGGCGACTCCATCGTCAAGGACGTGGGCGCGGTGCTGAAGAAGGACGCGACGCCCATCTTCCAGCTCGCGCGTGAGCGCGGGCTGCTCGTCTAG